The Hymenobacter sp. DG01 sequence GAGGACTACTTTGTCCATCATGCCCAAGATTGCTCTCCGTGCTTCGATAGCATCGAGAAGCAGCACATATTCATCGACTTTCTGGCGCAACACGTAGGACGTAAAGGGGCACCTTCTTCGTTGTCGAACTCAATTCTTGCGCGAGTTAAAGCGGAAATGGCCTAATTTTGCCCGATGCAGGGTAAAATCATCGCCTTTTCGGCTCCTTCCGGCGCCGGTAAGACCACTATCGTTCACCGGCTGCTGGAGCGAATTCCGGAGCTAAGTTTCTCTATTTCAGCGTGCACCCGCGATAAGCGTGGCCGCACCGAAGCCAACGGCAAGGACTACTACTTTATCTCCGTTCAGGAGTTTCAGGAGAAAATCCGCCACGATGACTTCGTAGAATGGGAAGAGGTGTATGAAGGTGCCTTCTATGGTACGCTGAAGTCGGAGATTGAACGCATCTGGAGCAACGGCCAACATTCCGTGCTGGATGTGGACGTGAAAGGCGGCCTCAGCATCAAGGAGTTTTACAAAGACCGCGCCCTTGCGGTGTTCGTAAAACCTCCGTCGCTGGAGGTTTTGGAGCAGCGCCTCCGCAACCGCGCCACCGACTCTGATGCCAGCATCTCTGCCCGCCTTTACAAAGCCAACTTCGAGCTGACATTCGAGGACCGCTTCGACGTCACTATCGTAAATGATGACCTCGAGCGAGCTATTGACGAGGCCGAAAGGTTG is a genomic window containing:
- the gmk gene encoding guanylate kinase, translated to MQGKIIAFSAPSGAGKTTIVHRLLERIPELSFSISACTRDKRGRTEANGKDYYFISVQEFQEKIRHDDFVEWEEVYEGAFYGTLKSEIERIWSNGQHSVLDVDVKGGLSIKEFYKDRALAVFVKPPSLEVLEQRLRNRATDSDASISARLYKANFELTFEDRFDVTIVNDDLERAIDEAERLVRNFITAEPAIL